GCATCCATGGCAACCCGGTGGGGCACTGGATACACGTCGTTATCCTGGGCCATTTTCACTTCCTTGTCCTTGATGAAACGTGAAGCGTTGGCGATGTCGGTAGATTTGTCGACGAGCGCCTTGATGCCGTTCCCGGAACCGCCGCCGGAGATGGAAATGTTCACGCCGGGATGGGCGGCCATGAAAGCTTCAGCCGCGCCCTGGGCAACGGGAAGGACCGTTGTCGAACCCTTAATGACGACGGTTTCACCAAAAGCGGTGCCGGCACCTGCGAGGGCACAGAAGATGACCCCTATGCACAACAATTTTATGATGTTCTTCATGTTTTTCAATCCTCCTTGGTATTTTTCTTCCAGAATACATTTTGTTTTGCCGTGCATAATAGGTACTTAATGTTACAGGATGATGACAGCCCGATGACGATACGGTTAAATTATCGGCATGAAAAAGATCAATATAGAGTGCCCGGTGACGTCGCTGATTCATGAAAAGCCTTCATCCCGTTGTGTTCCCTGGGTCCCGGAGACATTTTGTCTTGATAAATCACGAGGGGAGTTGTACAAACCAGGAAATGCATTCGAAGGAGAATCTGTAATGTACTGGGAAAAGGATATTGAGACGATGGATCGCGCCGAGCTTGAAAACCTTCAGCTCGGAAGGCTGCGGGATACGGTCGGGATCGCTTCGGCATCCCCGCATTATAAGAATCTCTTTGAAAAGATCGGCTTTGATCCAACGCAGATTGCCTCTCTCGATGACCTGCGGCGGATACCGCTGACAACAAAGGAAGACCTTCGGGAAAACTGGCCCTATGGGTTTCTCGCCCTCCCGAAGAGCGAGATGGTGAGGATGCACTCCTCATCGGGGACAACGGGGCGGGCGACGGTGATCTTTCATACCCGGAGCGATGTCGATGCCTGGACGAACCTCCTGGCCCGGTCGATGTATATGACAGGTGTCCGCAGGGAGGATGTCTTTCAAAATATGATGACCTACGGCCTTTTCACGGGAGGCCTGGGGTTCCACTACGGGGCGGAGAAACTGGGAATGCTGGTTATCCCCGCCGGGGCAGGGAACAGTAAAAGACAGATCCAGCTGATGAAGGATTTCGGAACCACGGTGATCCACATCATTCCCAGCTATGCCCTGCATCTTTACACGGTCTTTGAAGAAATGGGCGTTGACCCCCGGTCGGACACTGAATTGAGGATCGCTTTTCTCGGGGCCGAGCCCCATTCGGAACAGACGAGGAAGAAAGTGGAAGAACTGTATGGTGTCAGTGCGTTCAATTCCTACGGCCTTTCTGAAATGAACGGTCCCGGTGTGGCCTTTGAATGCTTACAGCAGCAAGGGATGCATATCTGGGAGGACAATTATATCGTGGAAGTCATAAATCCCGACACCCTCGAACCCGTTCCGGAGGGAGAAGAGGGGGAACTGGTGCTTACCACGCTTCAGCGAAGCGGTATGCCGATCTTGCGTTACCGAACGAAGGACCTGACCAGGGTCATTCCGGGACCCTGCGAATGCGGCAGGACCCACCGCCGCATCGAACGCATCAAGGGAAGAACCGATGATATGCTCATCGTCAAGGGCGTTAACATCTTTCCCATCCAGATCGAGAAAAAGTTGATGGATGTTCCCGGGGTGGGGACGAACTTCCTTATCATTCTCGAGCGCGAGGGGTTCAATGACCGCATGATCGTGAAAGTGGAGGTCATGAAGGAATTTTTTTCAGGCGACCTGAAGCAGCTTGAGAAATTGCGGCGGACCATCACTGAGGAATTAAAAGGCGATATCCTGGTGACCCCCCGGGTGGAACTGGTGGAACCGAACACGCTTCCCAAGAGCGAGGGGAAGGCCGTGCGGGTGATCGACAAGAGGGAGATGTAGACATTCCAGCGGTGGAAAGGAGCATCGGAAAATGATAGCCTATCAGTTGTCAATATTTGCGGAGAACAAGCCGGGGCGGCTCGCGAAGATCACGAAACTGCTGGCGAAGGCGAAGATCAATATCAGGGCCATATCGATATCGAGTTCCGATGCCTTCGGTGTCATCAACATGCTCGTCGACGACCCCGAGCGGGCCCGGTCCGCCTTGACGGAGGGGGGGCTGACGGCGAACCTGAAACCGGTCATTGCCGTCGTCATCGAGGACAAGCCAGGCGGCCTCGACCGTCTGATCACCCTTCTCGCCGACAAGAACATTAATATTGAAAATGCTTACGGTTTCGTCCTGGAGAGCTGGAAGAAGGCCGTTTTCGTCATCGACGTGGAGCAGATCGAGGGTATCGAAGAGGTTTTGAGAAAATCCGGCTTCGAGACACTCAACGCGGAGGCCCTGGCTGCAGCGGAGCCCTTTCACTACATGAAGTATTAGCGACTCCGCAAAAAGTCCACATGCTGCGTTGCGCTTCATCCTTCGTCATTGCGACGTACGAAAAGTACGACTCATTCCTCAGGATTCGCGCGCCTTGCCTCTGGAGCTTTTTGCGAAGCCGCTTCTTATGCACCGTTATTGCGATTTCTGTAGTTGGCCGATGTAAGAAAAGGCGACAAAGGGGCAAAGCAACAGAGTGACAAAGTGAGAGATGAATATAATCTGTAATGAATTTCAAATTACAAACCGGTCCTGTCATTCTGGAATCAAACGTTTTATTTGTGCGAATATCAAGGAAAACACTTTGCCACTTTGTCGCTCTGTCACTGTTTTTTTAGAGAGGTACCCATGACACACGAAGATTCTGGTAATTATTCCGGAAAGCATCCGGAAGGGACAGAGGTGGACCCGGTCGTGGCCGAGAAGCTGCTGGCGGTTGCGAAAGAGGGGGGAGTCGGGTGCGCGGCGGCACACGCGATAGCCGGCGAATGTGGCCGGGAGCCCGGCGTTGTCGGTCGGACGATAGATCTCCTTGAACTGAAGATCCAGCGGTGTCAGCTCGGTCTGTTCGGGTATCTGCCGAAGCACCGCATCGTGGAGGCGGCGGCATCGGTGGAGCCGGAGCTTGAAAATGCAATCA
The Deltaproteobacteria bacterium genome window above contains:
- a CDS encoding phenylacetate--CoA ligase, which encodes MYWEKDIETMDRAELENLQLGRLRDTVGIASASPHYKNLFEKIGFDPTQIASLDDLRRIPLTTKEDLRENWPYGFLALPKSEMVRMHSSSGTTGRATVIFHTRSDVDAWTNLLARSMYMTGVRREDVFQNMMTYGLFTGGLGFHYGAEKLGMLVIPAGAGNSKRQIQLMKDFGTTVIHIIPSYALHLYTVFEEMGVDPRSDTELRIAFLGAEPHSEQTRKKVEELYGVSAFNSYGLSEMNGPGVAFECLQQQGMHIWEDNYIVEVINPDTLEPVPEGEEGELVLTTLQRSGMPILRYRTKDLTRVIPGPCECGRTHRRIERIKGRTDDMLIVKGVNIFPIQIEKKLMDVPGVGTNFLIILEREGFNDRMIVKVEVMKEFFSGDLKQLEKLRRTITEELKGDILVTPRVELVEPNTLPKSEGKAVRVIDKREM
- a CDS encoding ACT domain-containing protein, with product MAYQLSIFAENKPGRLAKITKLLAKAKINIRAISISSSDAFGVINMLVDDPERARSALTEGGLTANLKPVIAVVIEDKPGGLDRLITLLADKNINIENAYGFVLESWKKAVFVIDVEQIEGIEEVLRKSGFETLNAEALAAAEPFHYMKY